In Acidisarcina polymorpha, the DNA window ATTTGTCATTCAGCCACATGAAGTCCAAGCATTGCTTCTGCCTTTGCCGGTGGGTCGTGTTCCTGGGGTAGGAAAAGTGACGGAGGCTCGCATGGCGCAAGTTGGGATAAAGACCGTCGGCGATATCTTTGCGATGATGATGCCCACTCTCGAAGAGCACTTTGGCCGATATGGTCAACGGCTTTACGAATTGGCACGCGGAATCGATCATAATCCGGTGGTATCAGATCGTGTTCGCAAACAAGTCTCCGCGGAGGATACATTCCCGGATGATCTTCTTCTCGATCAATGCGAAACCCACATTCGTCGTCTCGTTGAGAAGGTTTGGAATGCCTCGCACCACAATGCGCGAGCAGCGAAAACCATCGGGTTAAAGCTGAAGACGAAAGAGTTTACTTCTCTTACTCGCAGCATCACTCCGCCTGTGGCGCCGGTTTCCCTTGAGGAGTTCACGAAGATCGCCCTCTCATTGCGCGAGCGAGTAGGTTGCGCCCCGGACCAACTGTTTCGCTTAGTCGGCGTAGGCCTGAGCAATTTTCAGATAGACGCCGAACCGGTGCCGCCGCTTTTCGAAGATGCTGCGCCGAATGACCAATCAGCCTTTCTGGCATCCAACGGATGACTCTATGCCCACAAAAACGACCACAAACTCCCACCGTCGCACAAAGCCCGTCTCCGCGCCACCATCTACCGCTTACCACAGGCTCGACGCACTGCTTCAAACGGTGCGCTGTATCGCGCAACACGAGGACGCCCTGTGCGAACTCTCCCATGAGCTGAAGCGAACAGGTCAGTTATCTCCGGAGTTACGCGACGAGGTCGGAGATCTCCTCGATAAGATTCCCTTTCACGATTTCCAACTGGATCTCGACGCTGCAAGAGGAGAGCTCAACGTATGGCGTGCGTCGACCTCCTCCCATGCCAAGAAGTCCGCCAAATCGCTCACAAAACGCAAGCGTCCCATGATTGCCAAGAAGAGATCCGGGAGGGCGTCATCGAAATAGCTAGCTGGAACGTAAATTCGATTCGCGCACGTGCGGAACACGTCAAAGCGTGGCTGGAGGCGAAGAAGCCCGACGTACTCCTGCTACAGGAACTGAAAGGCACGGAGTTTCCCTCTGCCCTGTTCAAGGAGCAGGGATACTATTCGGCGTCCGTCACACAGAAGACTTACAACGGTGTCGCGATCCTCTCGCGCAGCCCTATCGAGACTTTGAGCACCACATTGCTTGGAGATGAATCGGACAGTCATGCTCGCTTCCTCGAAGTGCTCATCGAGGGCGTACGGATCGTAAACATCTATCTGCCGAACGGAAACCCGATCGGAACAGCAAAGTTCGACTACAAGCTGTCCTGCATGGATCGTCTTACGCAGCAGATGAAGCACTGGTTGAAAAGCGATGTTCCGACAGTCATTGGCGGCGACTTCAACGTCATTCCAGAGGACATCGATTGCCATAAACCGTCATCCTGGATTCACGACGCCCTCTTTCAACCAGAACCGCGCGCCCGTTACCGAGCGATGCTTGAGCTTGGCTACATTGACACGTTCCGATCCTTGCATCCGGGCGAAGGAGGCCAGTTCACTTTTTGGGACTACTTCCGTCAAGCGTTCGAACATAATCGCGGTATTCGGATTGACCACTTCCTTGTCACCCCAGACCTGCTGAAGCGGCTCGAAGGTTGTGAAATCGATAAAGGACCTCGAGCTTTAGAGAAACCTTCAGACCATACTCCGATCGTGCTGCACCTGGAGTAACCGTCCTGTCCGCTCATTTAGTGAGGTTCGGGACAAGTGACTTCACTGTTTCCAATAATGGTATTTGTTCAGCGCGGATCGACTCCCGGGCACGATCTAAGCGGAACCATTCTCCACGATCAATCTCAGGAATCTCGATGCGTTTTCCTGAATGCGGCGGCCATTCGATCTCACAGGTGTTGCTAACGAGTCCCGCAGGGTCGCAGTCGCCCTCGAAGGCCCACGCTACGATAACCTTGCCGCTCTTCTGCCTCACTGAGCCAAGCTCTAAGAACGGGCCGGCTACTTCGAATCCGGTTTCCTCGCGGAATTCACGGATGGCTGCCTCGAGCGGCTCCTCAGAGGAATCGTACTCGCCTTTCGGGATGGTCCAGGAACCTTCGCTCTTCTTTGACCAGTATGGTCCGCCGGGATGAACGAGGAAGACATTCAAGTGCCCATCACGAATTCGATACATGAGGAGGCCCGCGCTCCGCTTCGACATCGACCTCATCTCTTAGGCAGCGACCTGATGCACGTAAAAGGGAGTTTCCTTGTCCGATAGAATCTGGTCCAATCGCTCTCTACTAAGGTGCGTCGGGGAAAGCCATTCGGACAAAAAGCGTTCTTGAAGAGTGATCACAGTGCGCTGATGTCCGGTAGCCGCGACTTCCGGCGTCGGTTCATCGGTGATTGCCGCGAAAGAGTACAAATCGGGAGAACCTGGTCTGCTCCATCTGTCCCACACACATGCAACAAGCATGTCTTGCGACGGATACGGATCGAATTCAAGCACAAGGTTCCTTTCCTTCTCGTCTGCCGAGAGTTCACGGTGCTCGTACAGGTGGAGCGGTACGTTCTCATAAAAGCCGCTACTGACCATGACAGCGTGGTTCCGACCGTACACCTTGCTCCAGTAATCATCGAGGCTGTCACGGCGGGCGTTGTAGGTCCCCGGGTAACGTCTGTCATATTCCGCTGGCTTGCCGGCGAGGCGGCACGTGTAGCGCATCGGACGAATGATTGTCTTTCCGTTTTCTGAAATAAGAACCGGCGCGTACATCATCGGAAAGATGCGCGCATCTTCGTTATTCGGCTCCGTCCTTCGAAGGTCAGCGAGCCGGTCCAGAAACATTTGGCTCTTGTTCGTGGCAATGCGGACGTCTTCTTTGGCCTTCTTGGTTTCCCTCTTGATAAGCGATTCCTGGGCGGTCGCTAGACGGCGTCTCTGGACGAAGACCTCATTTTCCCATTCCGATTTCTTGGTCTTTAGATATTGAGCGATATAGCCCGCCGTTTTTTTCTGCACATCGGTGGAGGGATTCTGGTAATTGCGCTGCAGGTCGCGGGCGACTTTGAGGTCCTCGCCCTCGGCGCGACGCTTGAATACGTCCTCAAACGACTCCCAGTCCACCTCCGCTCCGTGGTGACGAGAGAGTTCATCGAATCTTTGCTTTACTCGCGCAGAAAAGCACATACACACATTTTAGGACTTGAAGTCACTGGGCGGTGAATTTGACCCGAAAATGAGCTCATCATTGGTCATCGCCGCCGACAGCGAGCCCTTTACACCGGCACCAATCTTCCGACGGAGCCGTACCCGTTCGCGCGCGGAACTCGGGCCATTCAACCGGTTGATGAGAAGGTTGAACTATGGCTTCGCGTACCACAGCTGCAACTCAAGACGTCGAATCGAAGGGCAAGGAGGTGGCGACCCCGAAGGGGAAAGCAGTAATCGTCGGCTCCAGCTTGCTCTTCGGGATATTGCAAAGCATCTGCCCGGTCGTTGTCGCAATGAATGGATTGTGACTTGCCAGTGGAATAGGTTCACTGGCGATGTCTATTGGTCTTGGCGCCGCTCTGGAAAGCTTTCATCAGATTACCTGGCTCCGTGTCACGTTTCTTGTCGGTGCCCCGGCAGGATCAATCCTCATGCTCACTCTGGTGCTGCGTGACCGAAGACTTCGGGCACGCCCTGCTTCCCACTGGCGCATTCGGCCTCTTACAGTCGGTCAACGCCGAACTGAAATGTGGCGACTCACCCTGTCTGGGCTAACGCTGATCATGGTCGCTGTCGAGGACGATGTCGGTCGTATGCCCGGTTTGGCCAACGCTTGCGGCTCGTGTCTTTGTAGGCCATATGCAGAAACCATCGTGATGGCGCGTGGTCAGGCAGCCCCAGGTCATGTTTCCGGATTTCGCCGCTGCAGCCCACTGATCCGTATCCAGAGCCGTGGGATTGAAAAGGCTGGGTGAAGAAGTGGCATCACCTCACTCCAGGTGCTGAAAAGTAGCCATACTAAAGCGAAGAAACGTACCGAAGCGGACATCGACGAAGCGCTGTTGTAACTCATCATCGGTGTTATACGGACGGTGTTCAATCCGTTTGCGCGAGACGTGCTGTCTTCGGCGGAGACGCAATGAAATTTACTTAGAGCATGTTTTCATAAACACCTCCGGAGTGTGATCCAGAGGCAGGCGAGATAGAAGAAGGCTCTGGAGGTCAAGAGGAGGTGTTTATGAAACATGCTCTAGGACAAGTCGGTATCGCGACTGGTCTTCGTGCGTCAAGGGTTTCGATCCTACTCGCGGGGATTCATGAATAGTCCTTTGGCGTCAGCTCCACGTAGCCGTGGATCGCGAGGAGTGCCGATATACTCTCCCAGGAAGTCGAGCAAAACATGAACCTTTGGGGTAAGGCGTGATTGGCCTGAGAAGAGCGCACAAAGGGTGACCGGCTGGGCAGTCCAGCGTGGCAGAACAGGGACGAGTTTGTTGCCCATCTCCGGCCATCTAGCCATGTAAAGCGGCAACAGTGCGATACCGGAATGCTTCAATATGAGATCTAGCAGCACTGCTGGATCATTCAGAATTACGGAAGATTGAATGTTTGGAGTCACAGTCCTGTCGCCGCGACTCAGCTGCCATGGTCCCGAACCGATGCATGTGTGTGTCAGCAAGTCCTCAGGTCGAGAAGGCATCCCAAACGTTTTGATGTACTGGGCGCTCGCAAAAAGTCCACGCTTTGTGCCGGGATAAGTGCGCATCCGCCGTATCGAATCCCGCGGTGTTCTTACTTTAAAAACGACGTCGATATCTTCACGGAATTCCTGATCGGCTGCCGGAGTGTAAGACTCAATTTGTAATCGCAATTGCGGGTATCGTTCCTGCAACTCTTTGAGTAATGGCGCGAGGATCAGATGGGTCATCGTCACGGGACATGCTACCTTGATGAGTCCACTCGGCCGTTCTCGTTGAGCTGCCAGCATCTCGCCGCCTTCATCCAGGGTGCGTAGCGCGCGCCGGCAGACCTGCAAATAGTCCCTGCCGGAATCTGTCAGAACGTGGCCTCGCGAACTTCGCCGTATTAGTAGTGCGCCCAGGTTCTTCTCCAGGCGTGTTAAAGCGCGGCTGACCGTCGAAGTCGGCACCTTCAGTTTCACGGCTGCGGAGCTTAGGGTGCCTTCCTGACCCACCACCGTGAAAATACGGATGTCGTTAAGGTCGACTGCGTCCATCCTTTAATTCTACGATGCCCCCGTTTCACTTAAATCGCGCTTCCAAGGGCAACTAGCGCTGTTCCGCGTTTTGCAAGCGCGCAATTCCGTTTTGCGCGGCCGTGGCGTGCAACATCTCCCGGGCAAGCATCTTTAACAACATGGCGGAAACCGCAGAACCGCCCGAAGTATGGATTGGAGGCTGGTATGAAGATTCTGGTAACAGGCGGAACCGGAAATGTGGGCGGCAAGGTTGTGTCGGAGTTATTGAAGCGAGGGGCGGACGTTCGCGTGCTCGCTCGCAAGCGGCCGGAAGAGAAGGTGCAGGCCGGCGTAGAGATTGTCACAGGTGACCTGCTTGACCCAGTGTCTGTCGAACAAGCGATGCAAGGGGTCGATAAGCTTTTCTTGTTGAATGCGGTTGTTGCGGATGAATTGACGCAGGCGTTGATCGCGTACGGCATCGCGAAGCGTCTCGGATTGAGGCATGTGACCTATCTTTCTGTCTTCAAAGTTAAACAGTTCCGCGACGTACCCCACTTCGCATCCAAGCTCGCGGTTGAAGGTGCAGTGCGCGAGTTCGGATTACCATTCACCATCCTTCGTCCCGGGTACTACATCCAGAACGATCTTGGGCTGAAGGACCCGCTAACTAAAGCGGGTGTATATCCCATGCCCCTCGGAACGGCCGGGATCGCGGCGGCCGACATGAGAGACATCGCGGAAGCAGCGGCAATCTCACTGACTGAAGATGGCCATGATGGGCAGACTTACGATATCGTGTCGCCCACGCTGATCAGCGGTCCTGGGAATGCGGCTTTATGGAGCAAGCTGCTCGGTGAGGAAATCAGATACACGGGTCATGATTTCGACCAGTGGGAGCAGGGTATGCGTTCACGGATGCCCGCTTGGAGCGCCTTCGATCTCCGCATGATGCTCGAGGGATATTTCGAACGCGGCTTCGCCTCGACCGAAACGGAAGTCGCCCGTCTCACCAAGCTACTTGGTCACACGCCGCGGACCTACGAAGAGTTTGCGACCGAAACGGCAGAGTCGTGGAAAGCCTGACTTCGGGTCCGCAGGAGCACTGGATAGACACGCTGATATTGGAGTAAGGAATGACGACTTACCATAAGGAACACCTCCTCGATCGTGCCGCAATGGTTCTTATGCGCACGATGCTGGCGGTTCAGCCCAAACTACAATTCACTCCAAAAGCCCGTCCCGACTTTGATAGCCTGATGGAGAAGACACCCGAGGCGGCGGGTGTGACGTATGAAACGGCGGAAATTGGTGGGGTAGCGGGATGGTGGTGTAAACCGCAACGATCACTTCCCGGGTCGGCGATTGTTTACTTCCATGGAGGCGCATACGCCCTCGGTTCTGCGAAGGCGTATCGCAATTTTGTCTCGCAGATTGCAGCAGGCGCGGAAACGGCAATTTTCGTAGTTGACTACCGTCTCGCTCCTGAGCATCAGTTTCCCGCGGCGGTCGAAGACGCTAAGGCCGTCTATCTTGGCCTCGCGGCCCTGGGATTTCCCCGGCTGGTTATAGCAGGAGACTCCGCTGGCGGTGGACTGGCTCTCGCGCTTCTTCTGCTCACGACAGAGGGGGCGCAGGAGGAAGGCATACCGAAGGCCTTGGCCGCGGTGGTGATCTCGCCGTGGACCGATCTTGCGCTCACAGGCGACAGCATGGAGGGTCGCGCAGCAGCGGACCCCTTGCTTACGCGGGAAGCACTTGATGGGGCCGCTCAACACTATCTGGGAGATCAGGATCACCGCGATCCCAGAGCCTCTCCGCTGTACGCGAATATGAGCGGTCTACCGCCTGTTCTGTTCCACGTTGGTGAAGACGAGATCCTGCTGGACGATTCCCGACGCTTCGCGAGCCGGATTGATGTTGCGGGCGGAGTCGCGGAACTGCACATCTGAGAGGGAATGACGCACGTCTTTGCTTCCAACCTTGCGCTCCAGAGTGCCAAGGATGCCCTGGCCAATATAGGCGAGTTTTTGCAACAGATTTTCCGTGAGACCAATACTCGTTAGGCTGCGCATCATCCTCCGACGGAGGATGCGAATGATTATTTTGGATGAGGCATAGCAATGAAAGACGGAAGAGTTGTCGTAATCACAGGAGCGGGCGGAGGCATTGGCCGCAAGATTGTGGATCGCTTTCTCGCCAATGGGGATCGAGTGATCAGTCCGGACCGCGCAAGGTCCTCGCTGGAAGAGTTAGCCACGAGCCGGAACGCTGGCAATCAGCTTTCGACGTCTTGCGTCGATATAACTGACGATTATGCTGTCGCCGAATTTGCGAAGCACATCGGCCAAACGCATGGTCATGTTGACGTGCTTGTGAACTGCGCGGGGTTCTACCCCGTTGTCTCATTCGAGCAGATGACGCAGGAGCAGTGGCTGGAGGTGATCGCGATCAACCTCACGGGAACCTTCCGGGTGACACACGCGCTGCTGCCGCTGATGAAAAGTCGGGGTTGGGGTCGAATCATAAACATAGGCTCCGCATCGGTGTTCGAAGGTGTCGTTGGGCAAACTCATTATGTTTCGGCTAAAGCTGGCATCGTAGGCTTCACGCGCTCCCTGGCAATGGAAGTTGGAGATTACGGGATCACCGTCAACATCGTTGCTCCCGGCCTGACGCTTACAGAACCTGTGCTCAGCGGCATGCCGCAAGAGTTGATCAAGACTCAAGTGGACCTCCGGGCCATCAAACGAGATGAGCAACCAAAAGATCTTGCTGGGCCCGTTTTTCTATTGTGTTCTCCGGATGCCGATTTTGTTTCCGGTCAAATGCTTGTCGTAGACGGCGGAAAGATTAAGCACTAACTGACCAGGAATTTGGAGGAAATGAACGATGCAAGCCAACAAGACACTCAGAGTACTCGCAGTGGGAGCGGCAGGTCCGTCAGCAAGCATGGTGGTTCCAGAGTTGCTGACGCGAAACGTATCGGTGCGAGCGTTCGTCCACAAATCGGAAGATAGACCAACCGTTCAAAAGCTCGGCGTCACTGACATCGTTGTGGGCGAGCTCTCCGACGCTGCTGCGGTCGCCAAGGCATTGGAGGGCATAGACGCTGCTTTCTACATCGCCCCGGCAGCCCTTGAGAATGAAGCAGAAGTCGGCAAACAATTTGCTTCGGCAGCGAAGCAAGCAGGGGTACGGCGCGTCGTCTTTTCGTCCGTGATACACCCAGTCCTTAGCGAACTCGTCAATCACGCCGACAAAGCGCCAGTGGAAGAAGCACTCCTCGATTCCGGAATGGAGTATGTATTCCTGCATCCTGCGATGTTCTTCCAGAACATCGGCGCTGCGTGGGCGAGGATGAAGGAAACTGGCGTATATGGCGAGCCTTGGTCCAATGAGACCCGCTTTTCCCGCGTCGATTACCGTGATGTTGCCGAGGTTGCGGCGATTGCGTTGACCGAAGATCGGCTCCTGTATGGAACATTCGAGCTCTGCGCCGAAGGCAACTTGAATCGGCATGGTCTTGCTGCCTTGATGAGCAAGGTCGTTGGCAAGCAGATAAAGCCGATCAAGGTGGAGATTCCCGCGCAGGCCAACATGTCTCCGAAGCTCACGCGGATGTTCGCCTGGTACGACAGACATGCTCTGCTCGGCAACAGCACAACACTTCGAGCGATCCTTGGGCGGGAGCCGCGGACGCTGCAGGCATTTTTCGAAGAACTCAACAGAAATTAGGAGAGCGGAATGTCTCAGTCGAGCGCGCCTGACATAGCAACGTTTCGCAGTGAAACGGCAATCGTGAATGGGGTACGCCTGCACTATTGGCTTGGCGGCAATTCTCATGGTCGGCCAGTCCTGCTATGGCACGGATTTCTTGGCACCGCTTATAGCTGGTACAAGGTCATGCCGCTTCTCGTGGAAGCCGGCTACTGCGTTCTGGTGCCGGATATGCGCGGCTATGGAGACTCCGACAAACCCGCCGGAACAGACGGCTATGACGCACGGGCACTTGCGGAAGACTTCCGAGCCCTGGTCAGGCAGATCGAATTCGGGAATGGTCAGAAGCTGATCCTCGCCGCCCACGATATGGGGGCACACCCAGCCCTGCTGTGGGCTGCAGATCACCCCGACGAAATCAGGTGCCTCGTGTATATGGAAGTTCCCACCATGCTCGAAGAGTTCCTGACAAAAGTAATTGTGTACACGCCGGAGGCGATGGCAAAGGGTTCCATGTGGTGGTGGATTCTCCCGCTCGCACCTGGCGTACCGGAACGCCTTATCGTAGGCAATGAGCGCGCCTTTCTGACATGGTTCTATGAGGGTGCCACCGCAGATGCATCGGCCATCAGCGAAACATCGATTAAGGAAATTCTCCGCAGTTTTAGTGGCACGGAAGGTGTGCTCGGAGCGCTTGGCCTGTACCGTGCCGCCTTTACGACCATTGAGCAGACCACGCCTTTGAAGAAGAACATGGTCGAAGTCCCGGTGCTTGCCATTGGCGGAGAAAAAGCGCTTGGCGCCAAGGTCGCACAGATGGTTGAGGCGGTCGCGAAGAATGTGACTGGAAAAGTAATCCCGGCATGTGGTCACTTCATCCCGGAAGAACAACCCGCTGAATTCATGCGCCTCTTTCAAGAATTCGTCGGAGAGGTCGCTCGAGTATGACAGACCTTAGCCGACGCTCTGTTCTCGCGCTTGCCGCCATGGCTGGCGCAGGACTCTCTTCTTCCAAACTTTGGGCCTCTGCAGTTTTGGGCAGCCCATCCCCCAAATCAGAGCCTCAAGATTCCACAAGGAGAACTGCTATGTCTGAGTCCACGACGCAACACCCACCCGTTCCGCCCGACGATTTGAAGCGTGCGCTCACGATCGCACGACCGGACAGCGATCAAACAGTGCCCCACATCGGCCTCGTAGGCGATACTTATACCATCACCGTTTCGGGCGAGGATACTGCAGGTCGCTTCTGCGTCATTGACATGCACATCCCACCAGGGGGCGGTCCTGCGCCACATCGTCATGACTTTGAAGAAACCTTCATCCTGCTTGACGGCGAAATGGAGGCCACGTTCCGCGGGAAGAAGTCCCTAGTGCGCGCCGGCGACACCATCAATATCCCCGCAAACGCACCGCATCAGTTTCATAACTCATCTTCCAAGCCGGTTCGTCTGCTGTGCATTTGCTCGCCTTCAGGGCAAGAGCATTTCTTCAAGGAAGTGGGAGTGCCTGTAGCCACTCGCACGACCGCCCCACCCAAACTCGACAAAGAACAGCAGCAACGGTTCATGGAGAAAGCCAAGGCTCTTGCTCCGAAGTACCGTACCGAGCTGCTGAAGGAAGCATAGCCATCGGAAGCTGCGGGCAGATGCAATCTGTTCGCAGCACTTTCCATGCCTGAATCGATATAGAACCCTCCATCGCGACTTGCTGGACGCGGGCACCTATCTGCGCAGCATCCGGCTCTTGCTCGGCCACCGCGATCTGGAGACCACCTCGTGATACCTGCACGTCTCCGAAGCCAGACTGCATGGCACGCCCGGCCCGCTCGACGATCTGCCGGTCCGCATTCCACGCACGCCGCAGGGAGGGAACAGGACCGCATGACAGGACATCGGCTTGAGTGGCCAATGTCTTTCATGCTCACCAGAACCAGTTCCTGCAGCGCTGGCGCCATGTGCTCTCGGACCAGCAGCGCACGGTACTCCGCGACATCGGCCGATGCCGAACGGCGGCGCTCGGCACTCATCTCGAACGATGCGATCGCTGCGACTATGAGACCCTCCCTTACGACTCAAGATCATGCCGACCTGCGTGCCGACCCGGTTTCTCTCACCCAACGGCGCTCATCCAACCAACGCCACCCCATGGCTTGAACCGGCTCCAGGTGACCTCGATGCTTGCGTGAGCCCTCTCACCCGTACCGCAGACGCACCACGGGTCGGCCCCGCTAAGCTCAACGCCATCCCAGCTCGTGCCCAGTTAGCCGCATCGGCTCGCCGCCAACAGCTTTCAATCCTCATACTTTTACCGCGCTAGCGGCTTAGCGCAAATCGCCGTATCCGCACCGCTCCGCAACAGCAGCGCCGACGCGCGAAAGTTCTCGCAGCGGAGCACTACCGATACGGCACTAGAGACTTGGCACTCATGGAGATTGCCGACGAGATAAGTTTCTCGTTGGCAATCCCCACAAAAGAACCACGTGAGCCTTACTACAGAGAGCCGAACCCGGACGAAGTGTAACCCTATCCCATCTTCGCAATCTGCAAAGGATCGCCGAAGTAAACCTCGAGGCGACGGGACTGGATGCGCCAGCCTTCCGGAGTGCGTACGAACTCATCATGAAAGGCGCCGGAAGCGTTGTAGTGAACGTTGAAATCGTTCTCTTTCTTGCCGCGGTGTGTCGCGAAGAAGTCAGTGCGGGCCTGCGCAGAATCCCCGGTGAGCGTCACGATGGGCAGGCTCAGCATGTGCTGCCAATTGGAGAACCCGCTCATGCTGCCCGAAGTCGATCCATCTCCGCGCATCCATTTGGCGAGGTCACGGTACGAGCCCTTCGTTCCGCCAGCGGCGCTGTAGTCGACTGTGCCGTCCTTCGCAAAGGTTATGTCCCACTGCTCCAATATGTTAGAGTCCTCGCCTTGGTGGCTATCTTGCCCCTGCGAGTAACGTGAGATTGTGTCCTGAATATCTTGACGATCCAGAAGTTGCTGAAGAAGAAGTTCTGTGTTCTTTGTGTTGCTTTCCATTACGGGAATCCCTTCCTGTATCGG includes these proteins:
- a CDS encoding alpha/beta hydrolase → MTTYHKEHLLDRAAMVLMRTMLAVQPKLQFTPKARPDFDSLMEKTPEAAGVTYETAEIGGVAGWWCKPQRSLPGSAIVYFHGGAYALGSAKAYRNFVSQIAAGAETAIFVVDYRLAPEHQFPAAVEDAKAVYLGLAALGFPRLVIAGDSAGGGLALALLLLTTEGAQEEGIPKALAAVVISPWTDLALTGDSMEGRAAADPLLTREALDGAAQHYLGDQDHRDPRASPLYANMSGLPPVLFHVGEDEILLDDSRRFASRIDVAGGVAELHI
- a CDS encoding SDR family oxidoreductase, which encodes MKILVTGGTGNVGGKVVSELLKRGADVRVLARKRPEEKVQAGVEIVTGDLLDPVSVEQAMQGVDKLFLLNAVVADELTQALIAYGIAKRLGLRHVTYLSVFKVKQFRDVPHFASKLAVEGAVREFGLPFTILRPGYYIQNDLGLKDPLTKAGVYPMPLGTAGIAAADMRDIAEAAAISLTEDGHDGQTYDIVSPTLISGPGNAALWSKLLGEEIRYTGHDFDQWEQGMRSRMPAWSAFDLRMMLEGYFERGFASTETEVARLTKLLGHTPRTYEEFATETAESWKA
- a CDS encoding alpha/beta fold hydrolase — protein: MSQSSAPDIATFRSETAIVNGVRLHYWLGGNSHGRPVLLWHGFLGTAYSWYKVMPLLVEAGYCVLVPDMRGYGDSDKPAGTDGYDARALAEDFRALVRQIEFGNGQKLILAAHDMGAHPALLWAADHPDEIRCLVYMEVPTMLEEFLTKVIVYTPEAMAKGSMWWWILPLAPGVPERLIVGNERAFLTWFYEGATADASAISETSIKEILRSFSGTEGVLGALGLYRAAFTTIEQTTPLKKNMVEVPVLAIGGEKALGAKVAQMVEAVAKNVTGKVIPACGHFIPEEQPAEFMRLFQEFVGEVARV
- the dinB gene encoding DNA polymerase IV; translated protein: MPETTHPVVTVTHAELGSRKIVHVDMDAFYASVEQRDEPSLRDKPVVVAWKGKRSVVCAASYEARKYGIRSAMPAVTAARLCPEAVFVPPDFTRYKAVSEAVHEIFGRHTDSIEPLSLDEAYLDVTKNKLGLPTATLVAKAIRQQIREELNLTASAGIAPNKFLAKIASDWRKPNGQFVIQPHEVQALLLPLPVGRVPGVGKVTEARMAQVGIKTVGDIFAMMMPTLEEHFGRYGQRLYELARGIDHNPVVSDRVRKQVSAEDTFPDDLLLDQCETHIRRLVEKVWNASHHNARAAKTIGLKLKTKEFTSLTRSITPPVAPVSLEEFTKIALSLRERVGCAPDQLFRLVGVGLSNFQIDAEPVPPLFEDAAPNDQSAFLASNG
- a CDS encoding cupin domain-containing protein, which codes for MSESTTQHPPVPPDDLKRALTIARPDSDQTVPHIGLVGDTYTITVSGEDTAGRFCVIDMHIPPGGGPAPHRHDFEETFILLDGEMEATFRGKKSLVRAGDTINIPANAPHQFHNSSSKPVRLLCICSPSGQEHFFKEVGVPVATRTTAPPKLDKEQQQRFMEKAKALAPKYRTELLKEA
- a CDS encoding SDR family NAD(P)-dependent oxidoreductase produces the protein MKDGRVVVITGAGGGIGRKIVDRFLANGDRVISPDRARSSLEELATSRNAGNQLSTSCVDITDDYAVAEFAKHIGQTHGHVDVLVNCAGFYPVVSFEQMTQEQWLEVIAINLTGTFRVTHALLPLMKSRGWGRIINIGSASVFEGVVGQTHYVSAKAGIVGFTRSLAMEVGDYGITVNIVAPGLTLTEPVLSGMPQELIKTQVDLRAIKRDEQPKDLAGPVFLLCSPDADFVSGQMLVVDGGKIKH
- a CDS encoding transposase zinc-binding domain-containing protein, which produces MANVFHAHQNQFLQRWRHVLSDQQRTVLRDIGRCRTAALGTHLERCDRCDYETLPYDSRSCRPACRPGFSHPTALIQPTPPHGLNRLQVTSMLA
- a CDS encoding SOS response-associated peptidase family protein — encoded protein: MDWESFEDVFKRRAEGEDLKVARDLQRNYQNPSTDVQKKTAGYIAQYLKTKKSEWENEVFVQRRRLATAQESLIKRETKKAKEDVRIATNKSQMFLDRLADLRRTEPNNEDARIFPMMYAPVLISENGKTIIRPMRYTCRLAGKPAEYDRRYPGTYNARRDSLDDYWSKVYGRNHAVMVSSGFYENVPLHLYEHRELSADEKERNLVLEFDPYPSQDMLVACVWDRWSRPGSPDLYSFAAITDEPTPEVAATGHQRTVITLQERFLSEWLSPTHLSRERLDQILSDKETPFYVHQVAA
- a CDS encoding nuclear transport factor 2 family protein yields the protein MESNTKNTELLLQQLLDRQDIQDTISRYSQGQDSHQGEDSNILEQWDITFAKDGTVDYSAAGGTKGSYRDLAKWMRGDGSTSGSMSGFSNWQHMLSLPIVTLTGDSAQARTDFFATHRGKKENDFNVHYNASGAFHDEFVRTPEGWRIQSRRLEVYFGDPLQIAKMG
- the xth gene encoding exodeoxyribonuclease III, translating into MACVDLLPCQEVRQIAHKTQASHDCQEEIREGVIEIASWNVNSIRARAEHVKAWLEAKKPDVLLLQELKGTEFPSALFKEQGYYSASVTQKTYNGVAILSRSPIETLSTTLLGDESDSHARFLEVLIEGVRIVNIYLPNGNPIGTAKFDYKLSCMDRLTQQMKHWLKSDVPTVIGGDFNVIPEDIDCHKPSSWIHDALFQPEPRARYRAMLELGYIDTFRSLHPGEGGQFTFWDYFRQAFEHNRGIRIDHFLVTPDLLKRLEGCEIDKGPRALEKPSDHTPIVLHLE
- a CDS encoding SDR family oxidoreductase — translated: MQANKTLRVLAVGAAGPSASMVVPELLTRNVSVRAFVHKSEDRPTVQKLGVTDIVVGELSDAAAVAKALEGIDAAFYIAPAALENEAEVGKQFASAAKQAGVRRVVFSSVIHPVLSELVNHADKAPVEEALLDSGMEYVFLHPAMFFQNIGAAWARMKETGVYGEPWSNETRFSRVDYRDVAEVAAIALTEDRLLYGTFELCAEGNLNRHGLAALMSKVVGKQIKPIKVEIPAQANMSPKLTRMFAWYDRHALLGNSTTLRAILGREPRTLQAFFEELNRN
- a CDS encoding LysR family transcriptional regulator → MDAVDLNDIRIFTVVGQEGTLSSAAVKLKVPTSTVSRALTRLEKNLGALLIRRSSRGHVLTDSGRDYLQVCRRALRTLDEGGEMLAAQRERPSGLIKVACPVTMTHLILAPLLKELQERYPQLRLQIESYTPAADQEFREDIDVVFKVRTPRDSIRRMRTYPGTKRGLFASAQYIKTFGMPSRPEDLLTHTCIGSGPWQLSRGDRTVTPNIQSSVILNDPAVLLDLILKHSGIALLPLYMARWPEMGNKLVPVLPRWTAQPVTLCALFSGQSRLTPKVHVLLDFLGEYIGTPRDPRLRGADAKGLFMNPRE
- a CDS encoding NUDIX domain-containing protein; its protein translation is MRSMSKRSAGLLMYRIRDGHLNVFLVHPGGPYWSKKSEGSWTIPKGEYDSSEEPLEAAIREFREETGFEVAGPFLELGSVRQKSGKVIVAWAFEGDCDPAGLVSNTCEIEWPPHSGKRIEIPEIDRGEWFRLDRARESIRAEQIPLLETVKSLVPNLTK